In a single window of the Notamacropus eugenii isolate mMacEug1 chromosome 4, mMacEug1.pri_v2, whole genome shotgun sequence genome:
- the PUS1 gene encoding pseudouridylate synthase 1 homolog isoform X3, protein MGASLPKLEAVAQQTACRTRKALPLLHCELRCLRQILMAEHPETVPVKAEPMAGATEDPGNNVRGSRDRGLKKWEEAEPQAKRPKTGEEEETHSMKIPKRKIVLLMAYSGKGYHGMQRNLGSSQFKTIEDDLVSALVQSGCIPENHGEDMKKMSFQRCARTDKGVSAAGQIVSLKVWLIDNILEKINSHLPSHIRILGLKRVTGSFNSKNRCDARTYFYMLPTFAFAHKDSDVQDERYRLSPETLEKVNKLLASYKGTHNFHNFTSQKGPKEPSARRYIMEMHCEAPFVREGMEFAVIKVKGQSFMMHQIRKMIGLVIAVTKGYVPESVMERSWGEEKVDIPKAPGLGLVLERVHFEQYNRRFGNDGLHEPLDWVEEEEKMTVFKEQYIYPTIIKTEMEEHSMTSWLNTLPNHDFDAGCLEAKADAGNAQATGNLKGSDGGGDDSD, encoded by the exons ATGGGAGCTTCCCTCCCAAAGCTTGAGGCTGTAGCCCAGCAAACCGCCTGCAGGACTCGCAAGGCGCTGCCTCTGCTGCACTGTGAATTACGCTGTCTCAG ACAGATCCTCATGGCTGAGCACCCAGAGACTGTGCCCGTGAAGGCTGAGCCCATGGCTGGGGCCACAGAGGACCCGGGGAACAATGTGAGGGGAAGCAGGGATCGGGGGCTCAAGAAGTGGGAGGAAGCAGAACCCCAAGCTAAGAGGCCAAAGACtggtgaggaagaggagacaCATAGTATGAAAATCCCCAAAAGGAAGATTGTGCTCCTGATGGCCTATTCTGGGAAAGGCTACCATGGGATGCAG AGGAACTTGGGGTCCTCCCAGTTCAAGACTATCGAAGACGACTTAGTGTCTGCCCTTGTCCAGTCTGGCTGCATTCCGGAGAACCATGGAGAAGATATGAAGAAAATGTCCTTTCAGCGGTGTGCACGGACAGACAAG GGTGTATCTGCTGCTGGCCAGATTGTATCTCTGAAGGTGTGGCTCATTGACAACATTTTGGAAAAGATTAATAGCCACCTTCCATCTCATATCAGGATCCTAG GTTTGAAGAGGGTCACCGGGAGTTTTAACTCAAAGAACAGATGTGATGCAAGGACCTATTTCTACATGCTGCCGACGTTTGCCTTTGCCCACAAAGACAGCGATGTCCAGGATGAGAGATACCGCCTGAGTCCAGAAACCCTGGAGAAAGTCAACAAGCTCCTGGCCAGCTACAAGGGCACTCACAACTTTCACAATTTCACCTCTCAGAAGGGCCCCAAGGAGCCGAGTGCCAGGCGCTACATCATGGAGATGCACTGCGAGGCGCCCTTTGTGCGGGAAGGCATGGAGTTTGCCGTGATCAAGGTCAAGGGCCAGAGTTTTATGATGCACCAGATCCGGAAGATGATCGGCTTGGTGATTGCTGTCACGAAGGGCTATGTACCTGAGTCTGTGATGGAGCGcagctggggagaggagaaggtggaTATCCCCAAAGCACCAGGGCTCGGGCTTGTCCTGGAGAGGGTCCATTTTGAACAGTACAATCGGCGTTTTGGAAATGATGGGCTGCATGAACCCCTGGACtgggtggaagaggaggagaagatgacTGTATTCAAAGAGCAGTACATCTACCCCACCATCATcaagacagagatggaggagcACTCCATGACAAGCTGGCTGAACACTCTTCCAAACCACGACTTTGATGCTGGCTGTCTTGAGGCCAAGGCAGATGCTGGGAATGCGCAG
- the PUS1 gene encoding pseudouridylate synthase 1 homolog isoform X5 produces the protein MAEHPETVPVKAEPMAGATEDPGNNVRGSRDRGLKKWEEAEPQAKRPKTGEEEETHSMKIPKRKIVLLMAYSGKGYHGMQRNLGSSQFKTIEDDLVSALVQSGCIPENHGEDMKKMSFQRCARTDKGVSAAGQIVSLKVWLIDNILEKINSHLPSHIRILGLKRVTGSFNSKNRCDARTYFYMLPTFAFAHKDSDVQDERYRLSPETLEKVNKLLASYKGTHNFHNFTSQKGPKEPSARRYIMEMHCEAPFVREGMEFAVIKVKGQSFMMHQIRKMIGLVIAVTKGYVPESVMERSWGEEKVDIPKAPGLGLVLERVHFEQYNRRFGNDGLHEPLDWVEEEEKMTVFKEQYIYPTIIKTEMEEHSMTSWLNTLPNHDFDAGCLEAKADAGNAQATGNLKGSDGGGDDSD, from the exons ATGGCTGAGCACCCAGAGACTGTGCCCGTGAAGGCTGAGCCCATGGCTGGGGCCACAGAGGACCCGGGGAACAATGTGAGGGGAAGCAGGGATCGGGGGCTCAAGAAGTGGGAGGAAGCAGAACCCCAAGCTAAGAGGCCAAAGACtggtgaggaagaggagacaCATAGTATGAAAATCCCCAAAAGGAAGATTGTGCTCCTGATGGCCTATTCTGGGAAAGGCTACCATGGGATGCAG AGGAACTTGGGGTCCTCCCAGTTCAAGACTATCGAAGACGACTTAGTGTCTGCCCTTGTCCAGTCTGGCTGCATTCCGGAGAACCATGGAGAAGATATGAAGAAAATGTCCTTTCAGCGGTGTGCACGGACAGACAAG GGTGTATCTGCTGCTGGCCAGATTGTATCTCTGAAGGTGTGGCTCATTGACAACATTTTGGAAAAGATTAATAGCCACCTTCCATCTCATATCAGGATCCTAG GTTTGAAGAGGGTCACCGGGAGTTTTAACTCAAAGAACAGATGTGATGCAAGGACCTATTTCTACATGCTGCCGACGTTTGCCTTTGCCCACAAAGACAGCGATGTCCAGGATGAGAGATACCGCCTGAGTCCAGAAACCCTGGAGAAAGTCAACAAGCTCCTGGCCAGCTACAAGGGCACTCACAACTTTCACAATTTCACCTCTCAGAAGGGCCCCAAGGAGCCGAGTGCCAGGCGCTACATCATGGAGATGCACTGCGAGGCGCCCTTTGTGCGGGAAGGCATGGAGTTTGCCGTGATCAAGGTCAAGGGCCAGAGTTTTATGATGCACCAGATCCGGAAGATGATCGGCTTGGTGATTGCTGTCACGAAGGGCTATGTACCTGAGTCTGTGATGGAGCGcagctggggagaggagaaggtggaTATCCCCAAAGCACCAGGGCTCGGGCTTGTCCTGGAGAGGGTCCATTTTGAACAGTACAATCGGCGTTTTGGAAATGATGGGCTGCATGAACCCCTGGACtgggtggaagaggaggagaagatgacTGTATTCAAAGAGCAGTACATCTACCCCACCATCATcaagacagagatggaggagcACTCCATGACAAGCTGGCTGAACACTCTTCCAAACCACGACTTTGATGCTGGCTGTCTTGAGGCCAAGGCAGATGCTGGGAATGCGCAG
- the PUS1 gene encoding pseudouridylate synthase 1 homolog isoform X2, with amino-acid sequence MGASLPKLEAVAQQTACRTRKALPLLHCELRCLRQILMAEHPETVPVKAEPMAGATEDPGNNVRGSRDRGLKKWEEAEPQAKRPKTGEEEETHSMKIPKRKIVLLMAYSGKGYHGMQRNLGSSQFKTIEDDLVSALVQSGCIPENHGEDMKKMSFQRCARTDKGVSAAGQIVSLKVWLIDNILEKINSHLPSHIRILGLKRVTGSFNSKNRCDARTYFYMLPTFAFAHKDSDVQDERYRLSPETLEKVNKLLASYKGTHNFHNFTSQKGPKEPSARRYIMEMHCEAPFVREGMEFAVIKVKGQSFMMHQIRKMIGLVIAVTKGYVPESVMERSWGEEKVDIPKAPGLGLVLERVHFEQYNRRFGNDGLHEPLDWVEEEEKMTVFKEQYIYPTIIKTEMEEHSMTSWLNTLPNHDFDAGCLEAKADAGNAQLLHLQNEEISFNDLGAPSLYSLAQGFIKHLLWATGNLKGSDGGGDDSD; translated from the exons ATGGGAGCTTCCCTCCCAAAGCTTGAGGCTGTAGCCCAGCAAACCGCCTGCAGGACTCGCAAGGCGCTGCCTCTGCTGCACTGTGAATTACGCTGTCTCAG ACAGATCCTCATGGCTGAGCACCCAGAGACTGTGCCCGTGAAGGCTGAGCCCATGGCTGGGGCCACAGAGGACCCGGGGAACAATGTGAGGGGAAGCAGGGATCGGGGGCTCAAGAAGTGGGAGGAAGCAGAACCCCAAGCTAAGAGGCCAAAGACtggtgaggaagaggagacaCATAGTATGAAAATCCCCAAAAGGAAGATTGTGCTCCTGATGGCCTATTCTGGGAAAGGCTACCATGGGATGCAG AGGAACTTGGGGTCCTCCCAGTTCAAGACTATCGAAGACGACTTAGTGTCTGCCCTTGTCCAGTCTGGCTGCATTCCGGAGAACCATGGAGAAGATATGAAGAAAATGTCCTTTCAGCGGTGTGCACGGACAGACAAG GGTGTATCTGCTGCTGGCCAGATTGTATCTCTGAAGGTGTGGCTCATTGACAACATTTTGGAAAAGATTAATAGCCACCTTCCATCTCATATCAGGATCCTAG GTTTGAAGAGGGTCACCGGGAGTTTTAACTCAAAGAACAGATGTGATGCAAGGACCTATTTCTACATGCTGCCGACGTTTGCCTTTGCCCACAAAGACAGCGATGTCCAGGATGAGAGATACCGCCTGAGTCCAGAAACCCTGGAGAAAGTCAACAAGCTCCTGGCCAGCTACAAGGGCACTCACAACTTTCACAATTTCACCTCTCAGAAGGGCCCCAAGGAGCCGAGTGCCAGGCGCTACATCATGGAGATGCACTGCGAGGCGCCCTTTGTGCGGGAAGGCATGGAGTTTGCCGTGATCAAGGTCAAGGGCCAGAGTTTTATGATGCACCAGATCCGGAAGATGATCGGCTTGGTGATTGCTGTCACGAAGGGCTATGTACCTGAGTCTGTGATGGAGCGcagctggggagaggagaaggtggaTATCCCCAAAGCACCAGGGCTCGGGCTTGTCCTGGAGAGGGTCCATTTTGAACAGTACAATCGGCGTTTTGGAAATGATGGGCTGCATGAACCCCTGGACtgggtggaagaggaggagaagatgacTGTATTCAAAGAGCAGTACATCTACCCCACCATCATcaagacagagatggaggagcACTCCATGACAAGCTGGCTGAACACTCTTCCAAACCACGACTTTGATGCTGGCTGTCTTGAGGCCAAGGCAGATGCTGGGAATGCGCAG cttcttcatctgcaaaatgaagagatttcaTTCAATGACCTTGGAGCCCCGTCTCTGTATTCTCTTGCCCAAggatttatcaagcacttactatgg